The following proteins are encoded in a genomic region of Mahella australiensis 50-1 BON:
- a CDS encoding alpha/beta hydrolase gives MAFEYLRAGYHAFVLRYSIKENAVWPNPLNDYEQAMELIRSRAEEWHIYEDKIAVLGFSAGGHLASAAATMSKNRPNAALLGYAVITDDVHGCSPTAPPTWDKVDKDTCPCFIFATRTDEVVPIANSIKFMEALDKAGIAFESHIYGYGPHGFSTCKSAVQAPGSSFCNRVPHWVDDSIEWLKDIFGDFSTDGNMTRPRCRKKIYADDDEFLSVDCRMSYLMKQPRAQEVLGPIIGDMVKKDPLLGDSGDIPSIFSNVTLRTALSFANLPAEKIEEIDRQLNQIPNKAQ, from the coding sequence GTGGCTTTCGAATACTTGCGGGCAGGCTACCATGCTTTCGTGTTGCGTTATTCCATAAAGGAGAATGCGGTATGGCCCAATCCATTGAACGATTATGAGCAGGCCATGGAGCTTATTAGGTCCAGAGCGGAGGAGTGGCACATATACGAAGACAAGATCGCGGTTTTAGGATTTTCAGCAGGAGGTCATTTAGCTTCAGCAGCGGCGACCATGTCTAAAAATAGACCCAATGCGGCGCTGTTGGGCTATGCGGTCATAACGGACGATGTCCACGGCTGCTCGCCGACGGCACCGCCGACGTGGGATAAAGTGGATAAGGATACATGCCCGTGCTTCATCTTTGCCACGCGTACCGATGAAGTCGTGCCGATTGCAAACTCCATTAAATTTATGGAAGCGCTTGATAAAGCCGGCATTGCCTTTGAAAGTCATATTTACGGATACGGGCCCCATGGCTTTTCCACGTGCAAATCTGCCGTTCAGGCTCCTGGCAGTTCTTTTTGCAATAGGGTGCCTCATTGGGTGGATGACAGCATAGAATGGCTAAAGGACATTTTCGGTGACTTCTCAACGGACGGCAACATGACTAGGCCAAGGTGCCGCAAGAAAATATATGCGGACGACGATGAGTTTTTATCCGTTGACTGCAGGATGAGCTATTTAATGAAGCAGCCGCGGGCCCAGGAAGTATTAGGGCCGATAATAGGAGACATGGTAAAAAAAGATCCGCTGCTTGGCGATAGTGGGGATATACCATCCATATTTTCCAATGTAACGCTTCGGACCGCATTAAGCTTTGCTAATCTGCCAGCGGAAAAGATCGAGGAGATAGATAGGCAACTCAATCAAATCCCGAATAAAGCGCAATAA
- a CDS encoding family 1 glycosylhydrolase has protein sequence MGYKYYPEALAGVVRLVSKHWQKPIMVTENGVSTDNDADRVDFIEHALKGLYQCIEEGIEVIGYMHWSLLDNFEWEMGYEQKFGLVAVDRTTQSRYPKRSLRCLGDINKYGF, from the coding sequence ATGGGATATAAATATTATCCTGAAGCGTTAGCCGGAGTTGTGAGGCTTGTATCGAAGCATTGGCAAAAACCCATTATGGTAACCGAAAATGGCGTATCGACGGATAATGACGCCGACAGGGTAGATTTTATCGAGCATGCTTTAAAGGGATTATATCAGTGCATAGAAGAAGGCATAGAGGTTATAGGCTACATGCATTGGTCGCTTCTGGATAATTTTGAATGGGAAATGGGGTATGAACAAAAGTTTGGCCTTGTTGCGGTGGACAGGACAACGCAAAGCAGGTATCCGAAGAGAAGCCTTAGATGCCTTGGCGATATAAATAAATATGGTTTTTAA
- a CDS encoding helix-turn-helix domain-containing protein, with amino-acid sequence MPSKFKKEIGYSINDYIKNAKIEYAKMLLSSSTQSVQNISDSLNFCSRSYFADVFQKIVGTSPNEYRVMNFKV; translated from the coding sequence ATCCCATCAAAATTTAAAAAGGAGATAGGATACAGCATAAATGATTACATTAAAAATGCCAAAATCGAATATGCTAAAATGCTGCTCTCATCCTCAACGCAAAGTGTACAGAATATCAGCGATTCTTTAAATTTTTGTTCCAGAAGCTATTTTGCGGATGTCTTTCAAAAAATCGTAGGTACATCACCAAATGAATATAGGGTAATGAACTTTAAAGTATAA
- a CDS encoding alpha-L-rhamnosidase, with product MSTNLYAPMDLRCDYMADFLGIDNTKPIFSWGLKHDQPNQSQTAYRLIVADNIEAINNDEGNIWDSGLVPSDNSTCVVYGGAPLKPYTQYFWKACWQDKNRQISPYSQIATFETGLMGDANWQAKWIGDKSRQQVVLPGGDGMNAGKGFVLYMGSLFRKEFKPKGKIARARAYISGIGYYELRINGQKVGDRVLEPGQTDYKKTVLYSTYDITPYINDGANAIGVILGNGRYVKDYGYDFPRLIAQMHIYYQDGSMDVITTDETWKTHASPIRENGIYYGETYDARMEIEGWDMPGLNDADWAGAEKVAAPGGKLISQAMPPIKITKTFPAVKLTNPKPGVYIYDFGQNFTGWVRLKAEGPAGTQVKLKFSELLYDDGTLNTNVNRNAEATDTYILKGEGIEEYEPRFTYHGFRFVEMTGYPGTPSLDTLEGRFIHTAVEPKGSFECSNQLINNIHKNIIYGQLSNIMSIPTDCPQRDERMGWMGDAQLVAEEAGYNFDMAAFWKKYLNDIKDCQKEDGSLSDVVPAYWPIYPADPAWGTAYISIAWELYKFYGDTTVFEEHYDNMKRWVDFLTAHTDEIGLVNYYHYGEWCAPGSVPPKNMPWEITSAFYYYHDALVLSEIAKLLGENEDADNYARLAAEIKSAFNKKFFNEKGGTFFANESNNYSSTSQTCNVLGLQYNLAPEGTEQDVINKLIKLIVVDADYHFDTGIIGTKYILDTLDEYGYKDVAYKMMTQQDYPSFGYMIREGGTTIWERWEKLTNKGMNSHNHIMFGTVDAWFYKALAGILPDSSGFKKITIKPVVPEGLNYASATVKSIYGAISSRWQRYDSSFKLEVEIPVNTAACVMLPKLDIEGGTVAMNGRAVDADALDIRHDNNEEYYAFEIGSGCYAFEIKR from the coding sequence ATGTCAACCAACCTATATGCGCCCATGGACTTAAGATGCGATTATATGGCTGACTTTCTGGGCATAGACAATACCAAGCCTATATTCTCATGGGGACTAAAACATGACCAGCCCAATCAGTCCCAAACGGCATATCGCCTAATAGTGGCCGACAACATCGAAGCCATAAACAACGACGAAGGCAATATCTGGGATAGCGGTCTTGTTCCATCGGATAACTCAACCTGCGTGGTATACGGCGGAGCGCCGCTTAAACCATACACGCAATACTTCTGGAAGGCGTGCTGGCAGGACAAAAACAGGCAGATAAGCCCATACAGCCAGATAGCAACCTTTGAAACCGGCCTTATGGGCGATGCCAATTGGCAGGCTAAGTGGATAGGCGACAAAAGTCGCCAGCAAGTCGTGTTGCCGGGTGGCGACGGCATGAATGCCGGCAAAGGCTTTGTGCTTTACATGGGCAGTCTGTTTAGAAAAGAATTCAAGCCCAAAGGCAAAATAGCACGCGCCAGAGCATATATATCCGGCATAGGCTACTATGAGCTGCGCATAAACGGCCAAAAAGTAGGCGACAGGGTACTTGAACCCGGTCAAACCGACTACAAAAAGACCGTCCTCTACTCGACATATGACATAACCCCATACATTAACGACGGAGCAAACGCTATAGGTGTAATACTGGGCAACGGCCGCTATGTCAAAGACTACGGCTATGACTTCCCGCGCCTCATAGCACAGATGCACATATACTATCAAGACGGGAGCATGGACGTAATAACGACCGATGAGACATGGAAAACCCATGCCTCACCCATACGCGAAAACGGCATATACTATGGCGAAACATACGACGCGCGCATGGAAATAGAAGGATGGGATATGCCCGGCCTAAACGATGCGGACTGGGCTGGCGCAGAAAAAGTAGCAGCCCCCGGAGGCAAACTGATATCCCAGGCCATGCCGCCCATAAAAATCACAAAGACATTCCCAGCGGTAAAACTGACCAACCCTAAACCAGGCGTGTATATATACGACTTTGGCCAAAACTTCACAGGCTGGGTCAGGCTAAAAGCAGAAGGGCCTGCCGGTACCCAGGTAAAGCTCAAGTTCTCCGAACTACTTTACGATGACGGCACGCTCAACACAAACGTTAACCGAAATGCAGAAGCCACCGATACCTATATACTAAAAGGCGAAGGAATAGAAGAATACGAACCGCGCTTTACATACCATGGCTTCAGATTTGTAGAGATGACAGGATACCCCGGCACACCATCGCTGGATACATTAGAAGGGCGTTTCATACACACGGCAGTAGAACCAAAAGGCAGCTTTGAGTGTTCTAACCAGCTTATCAACAACATACACAAAAACATCATCTACGGCCAACTGAGCAACATAATGAGCATACCCACCGACTGCCCGCAGCGCGACGAACGCATGGGGTGGATGGGCGATGCTCAGCTTGTGGCAGAAGAAGCCGGATACAACTTTGACATGGCGGCATTTTGGAAGAAATACCTCAATGACATAAAAGACTGTCAGAAAGAAGACGGCAGCCTATCCGACGTAGTACCCGCATACTGGCCGATCTATCCAGCCGACCCGGCATGGGGCACAGCCTATATATCCATAGCATGGGAGCTGTACAAATTCTATGGCGATACAACGGTGTTCGAAGAACACTACGATAACATGAAGCGCTGGGTAGATTTCCTGACAGCCCATACCGACGAGATCGGCTTAGTAAACTATTACCACTACGGTGAATGGTGTGCTCCTGGCAGCGTGCCGCCAAAGAATATGCCATGGGAGATAACCTCAGCCTTCTACTACTATCACGATGCCCTGGTATTATCCGAAATAGCAAAACTACTTGGCGAAAACGAAGACGCCGATAACTATGCCAGGCTGGCAGCCGAGATAAAAAGCGCCTTCAACAAAAAATTCTTCAATGAAAAAGGCGGGACATTCTTTGCCAACGAGAGCAACAACTACTCATCGACCAGCCAGACATGCAACGTATTAGGGCTTCAATACAATCTAGCCCCTGAAGGCACAGAACAAGACGTAATAAACAAGCTCATAAAGCTCATAGTAGTAGATGCCGATTACCACTTTGACACAGGCATAATAGGCACAAAATATATACTGGACACACTGGACGAATACGGCTACAAAGACGTTGCGTACAAGATGATGACGCAGCAGGATTACCCGAGCTTTGGCTACATGATAAGAGAAGGAGGCACTACCATATGGGAGCGTTGGGAGAAGCTGACCAACAAGGGCATGAACTCGCACAACCACATAATGTTCGGCACAGTGGATGCGTGGTTCTACAAAGCGCTGGCAGGCATACTGCCCGATAGTTCCGGCTTTAAGAAGATAACCATAAAACCAGTTGTACCGGAAGGCCTAAACTATGCCTCGGCTACAGTAAAGAGCATATACGGTGCTATAAGCTCTAGATGGCAACGCTATGATAGCTCATTTAAGCTCGAGGTAGAGATACCGGTCAATACGGCAGCGTGCGTGATGCTGCCCAAGCTGGATATAGAAGGTGGCACAGTGGCCATGAATGGCCGGGCTGTCGATGCCGATGCGCTCGATATACGCCATGATAACAACGAGGAGTATTATGCTTTTGAAATAGGCTCAGGATGTTATGCCTTTGAAATAAAAAGATAA
- a CDS encoding carbohydrate ABC transporter permease, producing MSKKSIRLIVEIVAVMLAIVIFGVPFYFVLVNSFKTQSESAELSISWPKELHIIENYKKVLETQNGIVIRAFYNSTIITAISIVLLILICSMAGFVMQRRSSRASSFIDFMVLAGLMIPPAIVPTIWVLQGLRLFKTLPGIILIEAALNFPFCTMLYRQFMATIPREIDESAIIDGASGLKLFFNIVFPLLQPVTATITVTSAVGIFNDFVNPLYFLPGAKNATVQLTLYNFMGQFLTSWNLLFADVVLIIIPPLILFIFFNKQIVGGMTAGSLKA from the coding sequence ATGAGCAAAAAAAGCATTAGGCTTATTGTGGAAATAGTAGCCGTTATGTTGGCTATTGTAATATTCGGAGTTCCTTTTTATTTCGTCCTTGTAAATTCCTTTAAAACACAGTCTGAATCGGCAGAGCTCAGCATAAGCTGGCCTAAGGAATTGCATATAATAGAAAATTATAAAAAGGTTTTGGAAACGCAGAATGGCATTGTTATAAGGGCTTTTTATAATAGCACCATTATAACTGCTATATCAATTGTCCTGCTTATATTGATATGTTCCATGGCGGGATTCGTTATGCAACGGCGTTCGAGCAGGGCATCATCTTTTATAGACTTTATGGTACTGGCGGGCCTTATGATACCGCCGGCTATAGTGCCTACCATTTGGGTGCTTCAAGGCCTGCGTTTGTTTAAAACGCTCCCTGGTATAATACTTATTGAAGCAGCGTTGAACTTCCCGTTCTGCACAATGCTATACAGGCAATTTATGGCCACTATACCCAGGGAAATCGATGAAAGTGCAATTATAGACGGTGCAAGCGGGCTTAAGTTGTTCTTTAATATAGTATTTCCATTATTGCAACCTGTTACGGCCACTATAACAGTAACGTCTGCAGTCGGAATATTTAATGACTTTGTCAATCCACTGTATTTCTTGCCGGGGGCAAAGAATGCAACTGTCCAACTTACGCTGTATAATTTTATGGGGCAGTTTTTAACGTCCTGGAATCTGCTTTTTGCGGATGTCGTGTTGATCATTATACCGCCGCTTATATTGTTTATATTCTTTAACAAACAGATAGTAGGCGGCATGACGGCTGGCTCGTTAAAAGCATAA
- a CDS encoding carbohydrate ABC transporter permease has translation MIEKRTYSYMFLLPAGIIYFIFFLLPVLMSFFFSMTHWTLIDWEFIGIENYIDFFSDVSLSTSFRNTLVYAVVTSGSKVVFGFLLASFLSSQQVKTRDFLRSMVFFPTLISTVAVGITFSTMMHPTQGLINKALALIGIEGPDWLGNRELALFSVALVDLWKGVGMATVIYIAGIVSIPKQYYEALTIDGGSSWDALWHITLPLCRPAMNSVIILSFIGGLRTFDLVWTMTKGGPGFATDLLASVIYKQYAAGFYGLATAGNVILFLVVSLLAIPLYRFLMKSEVDI, from the coding sequence TTGATCGAAAAAAGAACTTATTCATATATGTTCCTTTTGCCGGCAGGTATTATTTATTTTATATTCTTTCTTTTGCCGGTGCTCATGTCTTTCTTTTTTAGCATGACACACTGGACGTTGATCGATTGGGAATTTATAGGGATAGAGAATTATATAGACTTTTTCTCCGATGTTTCGCTCAGCACAAGTTTTAGGAATACGCTCGTATATGCAGTGGTGACATCAGGCTCAAAGGTGGTGTTTGGCTTTTTACTGGCTTCTTTTCTGAGTTCGCAGCAGGTAAAGACCAGGGATTTTCTTCGTTCCATGGTATTCTTCCCGACGCTTATAAGCACGGTTGCCGTAGGTATTACTTTTAGCACTATGATGCACCCCACACAAGGCCTTATAAATAAAGCGCTTGCATTGATCGGTATAGAGGGGCCGGATTGGCTGGGCAATAGGGAACTTGCCCTTTTCTCAGTGGCACTGGTCGATTTATGGAAGGGCGTGGGTATGGCTACGGTCATCTATATAGCCGGAATAGTTTCTATACCAAAACAATATTACGAAGCCCTTACAATAGATGGCGGCAGCTCATGGGATGCACTCTGGCACATAACGTTGCCTCTGTGTCGGCCGGCCATGAATTCTGTAATAATCCTTTCTTTCATAGGAGGCTTACGCACCTTCGATTTGGTATGGACCATGACAAAAGGCGGACCTGGCTTTGCCACAGATCTTCTTGCCTCGGTAATATACAAACAGTATGCAGCAGGTTTCTATGGTTTGGCTACAGCAGGCAATGTCATATTGTTTTTAGTGGTTTCATTATTGGCCATACCGCTATATAGATTCTTGATGAAAAGCGAGGTGGACATATGA
- a CDS encoding ABC transporter substrate-binding protein, which produces MNNRLKKIMSVLLCAAMVMVLFMGCGGDQSASDESNNAGSSNSSGQSSSDTDDSQTSSEKVTLTLLTDNQSPKDGLNAVIEAIEEKYNIATEIELRPGGDEGENIVRTRLASGEMTDLNLFNSGALFFTLNPESNFVDLTNEPYMESLDDQFKKVVSVNGKVYAAPANPNMATGNWLYNKKIYADLGLSVPKTWEELMNNCEKIKAAGKTAVIGSYKDSWTAQLILLGDYYNVQAQVPDFAEQLTAGKAKFATTPAALRSFEKIAEPYKRGFMNKDFLSTTYDQALKMLADGEGAHYPMLSQGITAIAINYPDKINDIGFFAQPSDSPDINGATVWMPGAASIYNKSKNIDAAKKWLEYFVSQEGVNTYMAKQKPDGPLVIKGAVLPDDIYPAVKDEQAYVDTGKIAPALEFLTPVKGPNSPQICVEVGAGFKTPLEGAQEYDKDLEKQAKQLNLPGW; this is translated from the coding sequence ATGAACAATAGGTTAAAAAAGATCATGTCTGTTTTGCTTTGCGCGGCTATGGTGATGGTCCTGTTTATGGGCTGCGGCGGAGACCAAAGCGCGTCCGATGAGAGCAATAACGCTGGTTCATCGAATAGCAGTGGTCAATCTTCGAGTGATACCGATGATTCTCAAACCAGCTCAGAGAAAGTGACATTAACGCTGCTTACAGACAATCAGAGTCCTAAAGATGGCTTAAATGCGGTGATAGAGGCTATAGAAGAAAAGTATAATATAGCTACTGAGATTGAATTACGGCCGGGTGGCGACGAAGGTGAGAATATCGTGCGTACAAGATTGGCCAGCGGTGAGATGACAGATTTAAATTTATTTAATTCTGGAGCATTATTCTTTACATTAAATCCCGAAAGCAATTTTGTAGACCTTACGAATGAGCCCTATATGGAAAGCTTAGACGATCAGTTTAAGAAAGTCGTTAGCGTAAATGGTAAAGTATATGCTGCTCCGGCTAATCCTAATATGGCTACGGGGAATTGGCTATATAATAAAAAGATATATGCTGATTTAGGCCTCTCGGTGCCTAAGACATGGGAAGAGCTTATGAATAATTGTGAAAAAATCAAGGCAGCTGGCAAAACTGCTGTAATAGGATCGTATAAAGATAGCTGGACAGCACAGCTTATACTTCTTGGTGATTATTATAATGTACAAGCACAGGTGCCGGATTTTGCTGAACAACTGACAGCCGGTAAGGCGAAGTTTGCTACAACGCCGGCAGCGCTGAGAAGCTTCGAAAAGATAGCTGAGCCATATAAAAGAGGATTTATGAATAAAGATTTCTTATCCACGACCTATGATCAAGCGTTAAAAATGCTTGCAGATGGAGAAGGGGCACATTATCCAATGTTGAGTCAAGGCATAACTGCTATAGCGATAAATTATCCCGATAAAATAAACGATATAGGCTTTTTTGCACAACCCAGCGATAGCCCGGATATAAACGGTGCTACAGTGTGGATGCCAGGAGCGGCATCTATATACAATAAAAGCAAAAATATCGATGCTGCGAAAAAATGGTTGGAATATTTCGTTTCTCAAGAAGGCGTTAATACTTACATGGCCAAACAAAAACCGGATGGCCCCCTCGTTATAAAAGGTGCTGTATTGCCTGATGACATATATCCAGCAGTTAAAGATGAGCAAGCTTATGTTGATACTGGCAAAATAGCACCTGCATTAGAATTCCTGACGCCTGTCAAAGGCCCGAATTCGCCGCAGATTTGCGTAGAAGTGGGCGCCGGATTCAAAACGCCACTTGAAGGTGCACAGGAGTATGATAAGGATTTGGAAAAACAGGCTAAACAGCTTAATCTCCCCGGCTGGTAA
- a CDS encoding response regulator transcription factor, with amino-acid sequence MMKIILVEDEPSAMRYLRSIIECKCEGFEIVDTVENGIDGLEKARALKPDVVITDIKMPGMNGIELTSHLKDELPFIYSIIISGYQDFEYARGAIKSGVVDYLLKPVNIAQLKTLLNSIHRRLEEDYYERRLLLFKQAFSGAAIEAWRLNKYLPFKTYCAAILRVNGLPSRFPAERPVGLYDIIAFPNISTGDNIWALQGRDEFETLFFSSPYVMDSGGFETAISDIAAKLEAGYYTLVFASEPFELQDCKDVVSALYRTLDCNVILGFSQIIRDIGARPNISNSNAVLDETIVKRIDFLLANGMYDELKREIEKLLALWGEQHCTQLWVETMLRQIFYRIDKCSVNTDYDIEFLLNEAVCYATDYDELKANLWDMLDRITGPAKPNVNKIDSPLFFYSIENYLKQNLSQPLSLKSVCARFGISQTYLSRLFRKYKNMSFNEYMTFSRIEEAKKIISEHPDMLLKDVAELVGYNDPFYFSHVFRSITGVPPSKYLSNTEFDKG; translated from the coding sequence ATGATGAAGATTATTCTGGTTGAAGATGAACCTTCAGCTATGCGCTATTTAAGGTCTATAATAGAATGTAAATGCGAGGGATTTGAGATAGTAGATACCGTCGAAAACGGTATTGATGGATTGGAAAAGGCCAGAGCGTTAAAACCCGATGTCGTAATAACTGATATCAAGATGCCTGGGATGAATGGTATTGAGCTGACATCGCATTTAAAAGACGAATTGCCTTTTATATATTCGATAATAATCAGTGGGTATCAGGATTTTGAGTACGCCAGAGGTGCCATAAAATCGGGAGTAGTGGACTATTTATTGAAGCCGGTGAACATCGCGCAGTTAAAGACCCTGCTCAATTCAATACACCGGCGGTTAGAAGAAGACTATTACGAAAGGAGATTGCTTTTATTCAAACAAGCTTTTTCTGGTGCTGCCATAGAAGCGTGGCGTTTAAATAAGTATTTGCCATTTAAAACTTATTGTGCGGCTATTCTCCGGGTCAACGGCCTGCCTTCGCGTTTTCCTGCGGAACGTCCTGTAGGCTTATATGATATTATCGCCTTTCCGAATATTTCGACCGGCGATAATATATGGGCGCTTCAGGGAAGGGACGAATTTGAGACGTTGTTCTTCTCTAGTCCTTATGTTATGGACAGCGGTGGTTTTGAAACAGCCATATCCGATATAGCGGCAAAACTGGAAGCAGGCTATTATACTCTGGTTTTTGCTTCGGAGCCTTTTGAACTTCAAGATTGTAAAGATGTGGTTTCAGCGCTTTATAGGACATTGGATTGCAATGTTATTTTAGGCTTTTCTCAGATTATTCGTGATATTGGAGCGCGTCCGAATATCTCAAATAGTAATGCTGTTCTGGATGAAACAATAGTAAAAAGGATAGACTTTCTTTTAGCTAACGGCATGTATGACGAACTTAAGCGTGAAATCGAGAAGCTGCTCGCTTTATGGGGAGAGCAGCACTGTACGCAGCTATGGGTTGAAACGATGCTTCGGCAGATATTCTATCGTATCGATAAATGTTCAGTTAATACTGACTACGATATAGAATTTTTGCTGAACGAAGCTGTATGCTATGCGACTGATTATGATGAATTGAAAGCCAATTTGTGGGATATGTTGGATAGAATAACGGGCCCGGCGAAACCTAATGTTAATAAAATTGACAGCCCTTTATTTTTCTATTCTATAGAAAATTACCTAAAACAAAACCTTTCACAGCCGCTTTCGCTTAAGTCGGTTTGCGCGAGATTTGGCATATCGCAGACCTATTTGAGCAGACTATTCCGAAAATATAAGAATATGTCTTTTAATGAATATATGACCTTTAGTAGAATAGAAGAAGCCAAAAAAATAATTTCAGAGCATCCCGATATGCTTTTAAAAGACGTAGCAGAACTAGTGGGGTATAATGATCCATTTTATTTTAGCCATGTATTCAGGTCAATAACCGGCGTGCCGCCATCAAAATATCTGTCAAACACAGAATTCGATAAAGGATAA
- a CDS encoding sensor histidine kinase: MSFQTRLLVTYSLLIIAIVVIIGVVFYQYNADILEDKAYFNIDALADKMSQQLDGIIKPMDFLASYLISDETFMSSMASLSNLDDRNPENLIYVNEGYRNIRSVLVGYSISKNFYKVNVFNRKGYFLSSDFMDDSPLGNIQELIDSIGWLDKADSAGGRMVLLTPYIDPWASNDKMKVFSLVRCIEGPKGKMGYIEVQDSYDKLENIFSVPRSSNINVVAVTDSGEIFYNNNVATVSLLKYYSQLALSDGNIRRIIKNPVTNAEEVIARASSEYTGVKIILAQDKSAILGPIVLAGNMTVIIGIIIVALSFVYIYLFSKQLAKPIRHLKYEMEKTELENLSKTITVESSNDEIKALNDSFEHLRERLNEAIDNEIKSRLFQMQANFDSLQAQINPHFIYNILNVLSNKGLEDGDEEICEICDSIAAMLRYSTSTLQHLATVGDELEHVKNYLVLMKKRFEHRLEFEVNIDSDILSQPMPKLVLQPIVENSINHGFENVQKVMHICIRSYESRGWWYIEIADNGEGFSQDVLAKLNESFKMVKEAILNARYSSGYEIGGLGLVNTYARMALFYNGEFEFKVENIETGGAKVTIGGTMKDSEEGGLYDEDYSG; this comes from the coding sequence ATGAGTTTTCAAACAAGATTATTAGTTACTTATTCTTTGCTGATTATAGCTATCGTCGTTATCATTGGTGTGGTTTTCTATCAATACAATGCCGATATATTGGAGGACAAAGCTTACTTCAACATCGATGCGTTGGCTGATAAAATGTCACAGCAACTCGATGGGATAATCAAACCAATGGATTTTTTGGCATCGTACCTTATCTCGGATGAAACTTTTATGTCTTCGATGGCAAGTCTATCTAATCTCGATGATAGAAATCCGGAGAATCTTATCTATGTCAATGAGGGATATCGCAATATAAGGAGCGTCTTAGTAGGATATTCGATAAGTAAAAACTTTTATAAGGTAAATGTTTTTAATAGGAAGGGGTACTTTTTATCTAGCGACTTTATGGACGATAGCCCACTGGGGAATATACAGGAACTGATTGATAGTATCGGCTGGCTCGATAAAGCTGACAGCGCTGGAGGGCGCATGGTATTGCTAACACCTTATATAGACCCTTGGGCTTCGAACGACAAAATGAAGGTCTTTTCACTGGTAAGATGCATAGAGGGTCCAAAAGGCAAAATGGGTTATATAGAGGTTCAAGATTCATACGATAAGTTAGAGAACATATTCAGCGTACCGCGAAGCAGCAATATAAATGTCGTGGCTGTTACGGATTCCGGAGAGATATTCTATAATAATAATGTTGCCACTGTTTCTCTGCTAAAATATTATTCTCAGTTGGCTCTTTCTGATGGTAATATTCGGCGCATCATAAAGAACCCTGTGACCAATGCGGAAGAAGTGATAGCTAGGGCATCTTCGGAGTATACGGGCGTAAAAATCATATTGGCACAGGACAAATCCGCCATTCTAGGTCCTATCGTGCTGGCAGGCAATATGACCGTGATAATAGGAATAATTATAGTCGCTCTTTCATTTGTATATATTTATCTTTTTTCAAAGCAATTGGCAAAGCCGATACGCCATCTGAAATATGAAATGGAAAAGACCGAATTGGAGAACCTATCCAAGACTATAACCGTCGAGAGCTCCAATGATGAGATAAAAGCACTCAATGATTCTTTTGAACATTTACGCGAAAGGCTTAATGAGGCCATAGATAATGAAATTAAATCCAGGCTTTTTCAAATGCAGGCGAATTTTGATTCGCTCCAAGCGCAGATAAATCCTCATTTTATATATAACATTCTCAATGTCCTGTCAAACAAAGGGCTAGAGGACGGCGATGAAGAAATATGTGAGATATGCGACAGCATTGCGGCTATGCTTCGCTACTCTACTTCAACATTGCAGCATTTGGCGACTGTCGGTGATGAACTCGAGCATGTGAAAAATTATCTGGTTCTTATGAAAAAGCGATTCGAGCACCGACTGGAATTTGAAGTTAATATCGACAGCGACATATTAAGCCAGCCCATGCCTAAATTAGTGCTACAGCCCATTGTAGAGAATTCTATAAATCATGGATTTGAAAATGTGCAGAAGGTTATGCATATCTGTATAAGGAGCTATGAATCACGGGGTTGGTGGTATATCGAAATTGCCGACAATGGCGAGGGGTTTAGCCAGGATGTTCTGGCTAAATTAAATGAAAGCTTTAAAATGGTAAAAGAGGCTATTTTAAATGCTCGATACAGCAGCGGCTATGAGATAGGCGGATTGGGTTTGGTCAATACCTATGCCAGAATGGCGTTATTCTATAACGGTGAGTTTGAATTCAAGGTAGAAAATATTGAAACCGGTGGTGCTAAAGTAACGATCGGAGGGACTATGAAAGATAGTGAGGAAGGTGGTTTATATGATGAAGATTATTCTGGTTGA